In one Streptomyces sp. NBC_01288 genomic region, the following are encoded:
- the shc gene encoding squalene--hopene cyclase — protein MTATTDGSTGAMPPRVAAASETDINTPVAAGVHDAAALSVQRATDFLLSQQDAQGWWKGDLETNVTMDAEDLLLRQFLGIRDESTTQAAALFIRGEQREDGTWASFYGGPGELSTTIEAYVALRLAGDAPDAPHMAKASAWVRERGGIAAARVFTRIWLALFGWWKWDDLPELPPELLYFPTWVPLNIYDFGCWARQTIVPLTVVSAKRPVRPAPFPLDELHTDADNPNPVKPLAPVASWDGAFQRLDKALHLYRKVAPRKLRGAAMKSAGRWIIERQENDGCWGGIQPPAVYSVIALHLLGYDLEHPVMRAGLDSLDRFAVWREDGARVIEACQSPVWDTCLATIALADAGVPADHPQLVKAADWMLGEEIVRPGDWAVKRPQLPPGGWAFEFHNDNYPDIDDTAEVVLALRRVRHHDPERLDRAAGRAVRWNLGMQSKNGGWGAFDVDNTSPFPNRLPFCDFGEVIDPPSADVTAHVVEMLAVEGLAHDPRTRRGIEWLLAEQEPDGSWFGRWGVNYVYGTGSVVPALAAAGIPGSHPAIRRAVTWLETVQNDDGGWGEDLRSYKYAKEWSGRGASTASQTAWALMALLAAGERDSKAVERGVEWLAATQREDGSWDEPYFTGTGFPWDFSINYHLYRQVFPLTALGRYVHGEPFSQPSFSPAKGG, from the coding sequence ATGACAGCGACGACCGACGGAAGCACCGGGGCCATGCCTCCCCGTGTCGCCGCGGCCAGCGAAACCGACATCAACACCCCCGTGGCGGCCGGGGTGCACGACGCCGCCGCGCTCTCGGTCCAACGCGCCACCGACTTCCTCCTCTCGCAGCAGGACGCCCAGGGCTGGTGGAAGGGCGACCTGGAGACAAACGTCACCATGGACGCCGAGGATCTGCTGCTCCGTCAGTTCCTGGGCATCCGCGACGAGTCGACGACCCAGGCCGCCGCACTCTTCATCCGCGGCGAGCAGCGCGAGGACGGCACCTGGGCCAGCTTCTACGGCGGCCCGGGCGAACTCTCCACCACCATCGAGGCGTACGTCGCCCTCCGCCTGGCCGGGGACGCGCCGGACGCCCCGCACATGGCGAAGGCGTCCGCGTGGGTCCGTGAGCGGGGCGGGATCGCCGCGGCCCGGGTCTTCACCCGGATCTGGCTCGCGCTGTTCGGCTGGTGGAAGTGGGACGACCTGCCCGAACTCCCCCCGGAACTCCTGTACTTCCCCACCTGGGTGCCGCTCAACATCTACGACTTCGGATGCTGGGCCCGGCAGACCATCGTGCCGCTGACGGTGGTCTCCGCGAAGCGGCCGGTGCGGCCCGCGCCCTTCCCGCTCGACGAACTGCACACCGACGCGGACAACCCGAACCCGGTCAAGCCCCTTGCCCCGGTGGCGAGTTGGGACGGCGCCTTCCAGCGGCTCGACAAGGCGTTGCACCTCTACCGCAAGGTGGCCCCGCGGAAGCTGCGCGGAGCGGCCATGAAGTCGGCCGGGCGCTGGATCATCGAGCGGCAGGAGAACGACGGCTGCTGGGGTGGCATCCAGCCGCCGGCCGTGTACTCGGTGATCGCCCTGCACCTGCTGGGCTACGACCTCGAACACCCCGTGATGCGCGCGGGACTTGATTCCCTGGACCGGTTCGCGGTCTGGCGCGAGGACGGGGCCCGGGTGATCGAGGCCTGCCAGTCCCCGGTGTGGGACACCTGCCTCGCGACCATCGCGCTCGCCGACGCGGGCGTGCCCGCCGACCATCCCCAACTGGTCAAGGCCGCCGACTGGATGCTCGGGGAGGAGATCGTCCGCCCCGGCGACTGGGCGGTGAAACGGCCCCAACTGCCGCCCGGCGGCTGGGCGTTCGAGTTCCACAACGACAACTACCCCGACATCGACGACACCGCCGAGGTCGTGCTCGCGCTGCGCCGGGTCAGACATCACGACCCGGAGCGCCTCGACCGGGCCGCCGGACGCGCGGTCCGCTGGAACCTCGGAATGCAGTCGAAGAACGGCGGTTGGGGCGCCTTCGACGTCGACAACACCAGCCCGTTCCCCAACCGGCTGCCGTTCTGCGACTTCGGCGAGGTCATCGACCCGCCGTCGGCGGATGTCACCGCGCACGTCGTCGAGATGCTCGCCGTCGAGGGCCTCGCCCACGACCCGCGTACCCGGCGCGGCATCGAGTGGCTGCTCGCCGAACAGGAGCCGGACGGCTCGTGGTTCGGCCGCTGGGGCGTCAACTACGTCTACGGCACCGGGTCCGTCGTACCCGCGCTCGCCGCGGCCGGGATTCCCGGCTCGCACCCGGCGATCCGGCGCGCGGTGACCTGGCTGGAGACCGTGCAGAACGACGACGGCGGCTGGGGCGAGGATCTGCGCTCCTACAAGTACGCCAAGGAATGGAGCGGCCGGGGCGCCTCCACCGCCTCGCAGACGGCCTGGGCCCTGATGGCCCTGCTCGCGGCCGGGGAGCGGGACTCCAAGGCCGTGGAACGCGGTGTGGAGTGGCTCGCGGCGACCCAGCGGGAGGACGGGTCCTGGGACGAGCCCTACTTCACCGGCACGGGCTTCCCGTGGGACTTCTCCATCAACTACCACCTCTACCGGCAGGTCTTCCCGCTCACCGCGCTCGGGCGCTACGTGCACGGAGAACCGTTCTCCCAGCCCTCGTTCTCCCCGGCCAAGGGGGGCTGA
- a CDS encoding polyprenyl synthetase family protein gives MPTVPPAETAADAVDVSALLERGRTLATPVLRAAVDRLAPPMDTVSAYHFGWIDAEGNPADGDGGKAVRPALAVLSAEVTGASPETGIPGAVAVELVHNFSLLHDDLMDGDEQRRHRDTVWKVHGPSQAILVGDALFALANEVLLELGTVEAGRATRRLTTATRALIDGQAQDISYEHRDRVSVEECLEMEGNKTGALLACASSIGAVLGGADDRTADVLEKYGHHLGLAFQAVDDLLGIWGDPESTGKQTWSDLRQRKKSLPVVAALAAGGPASERLGEILAADAKSSDFENFSEEEFAARAALIEEAGGREWTAEEARRQHTIAIEALDAIDMPDRVRAQFTALADFVVVRKR, from the coding sequence GTGCCCACTGTGCCCCCGGCCGAGACGGCTGCCGACGCGGTGGACGTGTCCGCGCTCCTGGAGCGCGGCCGGACCCTTGCCACACCGGTACTGCGGGCGGCCGTGGACCGCCTGGCTCCCCCCATGGACACCGTTTCCGCCTACCACTTCGGCTGGATCGACGCCGAGGGCAACCCGGCGGACGGCGACGGCGGCAAGGCCGTGCGCCCCGCGCTCGCCGTGCTCTCCGCCGAGGTCACCGGCGCCTCGCCCGAGACCGGCATCCCCGGCGCCGTCGCCGTCGAACTGGTCCACAACTTCTCGCTGCTGCACGACGACCTGATGGACGGCGACGAGCAGCGCCGGCACCGCGACACCGTGTGGAAGGTGCACGGCCCGTCCCAGGCCATCCTCGTCGGCGACGCCCTGTTCGCGCTGGCCAACGAGGTCCTGCTGGAGCTCGGCACCGTCGAGGCCGGCCGTGCCACCCGCCGCCTCACCACCGCGACCCGCGCCCTTATCGACGGCCAGGCGCAGGACATCTCCTACGAGCACCGCGACCGCGTCAGCGTCGAGGAGTGCCTGGAGATGGAGGGCAACAAGACCGGCGCCCTGCTCGCCTGCGCCTCCTCCATCGGGGCCGTGCTCGGCGGTGCGGACGACCGCACCGCCGACGTCCTGGAGAAGTACGGCCACCACCTCGGCCTGGCCTTCCAGGCCGTCGACGACCTCCTCGGCATCTGGGGCGACCCGGAGTCCACCGGGAAGCAGACCTGGAGCGATCTGCGCCAGCGCAAGAAGTCCCTGCCCGTGGTGGCGGCGCTCGCGGCGGGCGGACCCGCCTCCGAGCGGCTCGGCGAGATCCTCGCCGCCGACGCCAAGAGCAGCGACTTCGAGAACTTCTCCGAGGAGGAGTTCGCGGCCCGCGCCGCGCTCATCGAGGAGGCCGGCGGCCGCGAGTGGACCGCCGAAGAGGCACGTCGTCAGCACACCATCGCCATCGAGGCCCTCGACGCCATCGACATGCCCGACCGGGTTCGGGCGCAGTTCACGGCGCTCGCCGACTTCGTCGTCGTACGAAAGAGATGA
- the hpnE gene encoding hydroxysqualene dehydroxylase HpnE: protein MSDGTRPDGLPAEPATGPAGRHAVVIGGGLAGITSALALADAGVRVTLLEGRPRLGGLAFSFQRGDLTVDNGQHVYLRCCTAYRWFLDRIEGAALAPLQDRLDVPVLDVNRPEGRRLGRLRRDPLPVPLHLGRSLATYPHLSFAERARVGRAALALKALDLADPALDAQNFGSWLTAHGQSARAVEALWDLVGVATLNAVAGDSSLALAAMVFKTGLLSDPGAADIGWAHVPLGELHDRLARKALDSAGVRTEVRTRVTSISTDVNGRWSVHCPGETLEADTVVLAVPQREAHDLLPDGALDEPERLLSMDYSPILNVHVVYDRKVLARPFFAALGTPVQWVFDRTEASGLKDGQYLALSQSAVHDEIDAPVAELRERYLPELERLLPGARGAEVKDFFVTRERTATFAPAPGVGRLRPGARTKAPGLYLAGAWTATGWPATMESAVRSGVSAADAALAALGRPRPRHLFEFEEAAYCIVPGDNPRTPGGQPEGTGASLRGGNR from the coding sequence ATGAGCGACGGGACGCGGCCCGACGGGCTGCCCGCCGAGCCGGCGACGGGACCGGCCGGACGGCATGCCGTCGTGATCGGCGGCGGCCTCGCCGGCATCACCTCCGCGCTCGCGCTCGCCGACGCCGGTGTCCGCGTCACCCTGCTCGAAGGCCGCCCGCGCCTGGGCGGACTCGCCTTCTCCTTCCAGCGCGGCGACCTCACCGTGGACAACGGCCAGCACGTGTATCTGCGCTGCTGCACCGCCTACCGCTGGTTCCTCGACCGCATCGAGGGCGCGGCGCTGGCTCCGTTGCAGGATCGTCTCGACGTGCCCGTTCTCGACGTGAACCGCCCCGAGGGGCGCCGCCTCGGCAGACTGCGGCGCGACCCGCTGCCGGTGCCCCTGCATCTGGGGCGCAGCCTCGCGACGTACCCGCATCTCTCGTTCGCGGAGCGCGCCAGAGTAGGACGTGCCGCGCTCGCGCTCAAAGCGCTCGACCTCGCCGACCCCGCGCTGGACGCCCAGAACTTCGGCAGCTGGCTGACCGCGCACGGTCAGTCGGCGCGTGCCGTCGAGGCACTGTGGGACCTGGTCGGGGTCGCCACCCTCAACGCGGTCGCGGGCGACTCCTCGCTCGCTCTCGCCGCGATGGTGTTCAAGACCGGTCTGCTCTCCGACCCGGGCGCGGCCGACATCGGCTGGGCACACGTCCCGCTGGGCGAACTGCACGACCGGCTCGCCCGCAAGGCGCTCGACTCCGCGGGCGTGCGCACCGAAGTCCGTACACGCGTCACCTCCATCTCTACAGACGTGAACGGCCGTTGGAGCGTTCACTGTCCCGGCGAGACTCTTGAGGCCGACACCGTCGTGCTCGCGGTACCGCAGCGCGAGGCCCATGATCTGCTGCCCGACGGCGCCCTCGACGAGCCCGAGCGGCTGCTGTCGATGGACTACTCGCCGATCCTGAACGTTCATGTCGTCTACGACCGCAAGGTGCTCGCCCGCCCGTTCTTCGCGGCGCTGGGCACCCCGGTGCAGTGGGTGTTCGACCGGACCGAGGCGTCCGGGCTGAAGGACGGCCAGTATCTGGCGCTGTCCCAGTCCGCCGTGCACGACGAGATCGACGCGCCCGTGGCCGAGCTGCGGGAGCGCTACCTGCCCGAGCTGGAGCGGCTGCTGCCCGGTGCGCGCGGCGCCGAGGTGAAGGACTTCTTCGTGACCAGGGAGCGCACGGCGACGTTCGCCCCCGCCCCCGGCGTCGGACGGCTGCGGCCCGGCGCCCGCACCAAGGCCCCCGGCCTGTACCTGGCCGGAGCGTGGACCGCCACAGGGTGGCCCGCGACCATGGAGAGTGCGGTCCGCAGTGGCGTGAGCGCGGCGGACGCCGCACTCGCCGCCCTGGGCCGGCCCCGCCCCCGCCATCTCTTCGAGTTCGAGGAGGCGGCGTACTGCATCGTCCCGGGGGACAACCCCCGGACCCCCGGCGGACAGCCGGAGGGGACCGGCGCTTCACTGCGAGGTGGGAACCGGTGA
- a CDS encoding DUF6380 family protein — MDGVGQGDGTGEMRQATLRCGVASLTATVCRGWFECLGGRAGGSAR; from the coding sequence ATGGACGGAGTGGGCCAAGGCGATGGCACCGGAGAAATGCGGCAGGCAACCCTCCGGTGCGGCGTGGCGTCCCTGACTGCAACGGTCTGCCGTGGCTGGTTCGAGTGCCTCGGTGGGCGCGCAGGGGGGAGTGCACGATGA
- the hpnD gene encoding presqualene diphosphate synthase HpnD: MIRSVESAPHMSAPVLAAYSYCEAVTGQQARNFAYGIRLLPTPKRRAMSALYAFSRRVDDIGDGTLPTDVKSARLEDTRALLTRVREGKVEEDDTDPVAVALAHTAEAFPVPLDGLDELIDGVLLDVRGETYETWDDLKVYCRCVAGAIGRLSLGVFGTEPGARGVERASEYADTLGLALQLTNILRDVREDAETGRTYLPADDLAKFGCSAGFNGPTPPEGSDFAGLVHFEVRRARTLFAEGYRLLPMLDRRSGACVAAMAGIYRRLLDRIEREPEAVLRGRVSLPGREKAYVAVRGLSGLDARHVTRSTLRRRT; encoded by the coding sequence GTGATCCGCAGCGTGGAGTCTGCACCGCACATGTCCGCACCGGTACTCGCCGCCTACAGCTACTGCGAGGCCGTCACCGGACAGCAGGCACGTAACTTCGCGTACGGCATCAGACTGCTGCCGACGCCCAAGCGCCGCGCGATGTCGGCGCTGTACGCGTTCTCGCGGCGCGTCGACGACATCGGCGACGGCACACTGCCGACCGACGTGAAGTCGGCACGCCTCGAGGACACCCGGGCGCTGCTCACCCGGGTCCGCGAGGGCAAGGTCGAGGAGGACGACACCGACCCGGTCGCGGTCGCCCTCGCGCACACGGCCGAGGCCTTCCCGGTCCCGCTCGACGGCCTGGACGAGCTCATCGACGGCGTCCTGCTGGACGTCCGCGGCGAGACCTACGAGACCTGGGACGACCTGAAGGTCTACTGCCGGTGCGTCGCCGGTGCGATCGGGCGGCTCTCGCTCGGCGTGTTCGGCACCGAGCCGGGGGCGCGCGGCGTGGAACGCGCCTCGGAGTACGCCGACACGCTGGGGCTCGCGCTCCAGCTCACCAACATCCTCAGAGACGTCCGCGAGGACGCCGAGACCGGCCGTACCTATCTGCCCGCCGACGACCTCGCGAAATTCGGCTGCTCGGCCGGGTTCAACGGGCCGACGCCGCCGGAGGGTTCCGACTTCGCGGGTCTCGTGCACTTCGAGGTGCGCCGGGCCCGCACTCTTTTCGCCGAGGGCTACCGGCTGCTCCCGATGCTCGACCGCCGCAGCGGCGCCTGCGTCGCCGCCATGGCCGGCATCTACCGCCGTCTGCTGGACCGCATCGAGCGCGAGCCGGAGGCCGTCCTGCGCGGCCGCGTCTCCCTGCCCGGCCGCGAGAAGGCCTACGTCGCGGTGCGCGGCCTGTCCGGTCTGGACGCCCGGCACGTCACGCGGAGCACCCTCAGGAGGCGCACCTGA
- the hpnC gene encoding squalene synthase HpnC — MTGTDSAGTGDPERGTLDKAAGENFPVAPFFLPRAWRTDLMAVYGFARLVDDIGDGDLAPGGADARLLGVSPEDTEDRLLLLDAFEADLHRVFDGTPGHPLLRRLQPTVRRCALTPEPFLGLIAANRQDQLVTRYETYDDLLAYCELSANPVGRLVLGVTGTETPERVRLSDAICTALQIVEHLQDVTEDLGRDRIYLPAQDMKRFHVQEADLATPSAGASVRALVAYEAERARDLLNEGAPLVGSVHGRLKLLLAGFVAGGRAAIRAIVAAEYDVLPGPPKPGKIQLLREAGVTLRGEG; from the coding sequence ATGACGGGAACCGACTCCGCCGGCACCGGTGATCCGGAGCGCGGCACACTCGACAAGGCCGCGGGTGAGAACTTCCCCGTGGCGCCCTTCTTCCTGCCCAGGGCCTGGCGCACCGATCTCATGGCGGTGTACGGATTCGCCCGCCTCGTCGACGACATCGGAGACGGCGATCTGGCCCCCGGCGGCGCCGACGCCCGCCTCCTAGGCGTGTCGCCCGAGGACACCGAGGACCGCCTGCTCCTCCTCGACGCCTTCGAGGCCGATCTGCACCGCGTCTTCGACGGCACCCCGGGCCACCCGCTGCTGCGCCGCCTCCAGCCGACCGTCCGCCGGTGCGCGCTGACCCCCGAGCCCTTCCTCGGGCTGATCGCCGCGAACCGCCAGGACCAGCTCGTCACGCGCTACGAGACCTACGACGATCTCCTCGCCTACTGCGAGCTGTCCGCCAACCCGGTCGGCCGCCTGGTCCTCGGCGTCACCGGCACCGAGACCCCCGAGCGGGTCCGGCTGTCCGACGCGATCTGTACCGCACTTCAGATCGTCGAACACCTGCAGGACGTGACCGAGGACCTCGGCCGCGACCGCATCTACCTGCCCGCCCAGGACATGAAGCGCTTTCACGTCCAGGAAGCGGATCTCGCCACGCCCTCCGCGGGCGCATCGGTGCGCGCACTGGTTGCATACGAAGCAGAACGCGCCCGCGATCTCCTGAATGAAGGCGCCCCCCTGGTGGGTAGCGTCCACGGCAGACTGAAGCTGCTGCTCGCGGGGTTCGTGGCGGGGGGAAGGGCGGCGATCCGAGCGATCGTCGCCGCTGAATACGACGTACTTCCCGGCCCGCCCAAACCCGGCAAGATCCAGTTGCTGCGTGAGGCGGGCGTGACTCTGCGAGGAGAGGGGTGA